One uncultured Hyphomonas sp. genomic region harbors:
- a CDS encoding acyl-CoA dehydrogenase family protein, which translates to MEFALSEDQRMLQDSISGFLKDNASLDTIRKIAEGDAEAKAGLDTGLAEMGIMGLHVPETMGGSGLGLLEACLVQEALGYTVAPSGFLAATVAADLLPNYQEDYPRGIADGEMVFGLALTELSSRRDGAGVRADNGRLSGTSLLADVPTGATHVLVADTSGSFHVVDNWSAEPMRTIDRTRSFQQLTFDGALAETSTQPDPSALAVARLLVAADTLGAAQAMLDKAVEYAKERKQFGRVIGSFQAVKHLCAEMAAKLEPARALVWHAAYAMDTKDPEALVMANLAKAHLAEVGTFIAKTATEVHGGMGFTDLLGLHYWFKRIGVNRQLFGSPEQVRQTAAELQGFVAA; encoded by the coding sequence ATGGAATTCGCACTCTCAGAAGACCAGCGCATGCTGCAGGATTCGATCAGCGGATTCCTGAAAGACAATGCGTCGCTCGACACGATCCGCAAGATTGCCGAAGGCGACGCAGAGGCAAAGGCCGGGCTGGATACCGGGCTCGCCGAAATGGGCATCATGGGCCTGCACGTGCCGGAAACGATGGGCGGCTCAGGCCTTGGCCTGCTGGAAGCCTGCCTTGTCCAGGAAGCGCTCGGCTATACCGTGGCGCCATCGGGCTTCCTCGCGGCGACGGTCGCGGCGGACCTGTTGCCGAACTATCAGGAAGACTATCCGCGCGGTATTGCGGACGGGGAAATGGTGTTCGGTCTCGCCCTGACGGAACTTTCCTCGCGCCGCGATGGTGCGGGTGTGAGGGCTGACAATGGGCGCCTCAGCGGGACCAGCCTGCTTGCCGATGTGCCGACAGGCGCGACCCATGTATTGGTCGCAGACACGAGCGGCAGCTTCCATGTTGTTGACAACTGGTCGGCCGAGCCGATGCGGACGATTGACCGGACACGCAGTTTCCAGCAGCTCACCTTCGACGGTGCGCTGGCGGAAACCAGCACACAGCCCGACCCATCCGCGCTGGCCGTTGCCCGCCTGCTCGTCGCTGCCGATACATTGGGCGCGGCGCAGGCCATGCTCGACAAGGCGGTGGAGTACGCAAAGGAGCGCAAGCAGTTCGGCCGCGTGATCGGTTCGTTCCAGGCGGTGAAGCATCTCTGCGCCGAAATGGCTGCGAAGCTCGAACCGGCAAGAGCGCTTGTCTGGCATGCGGCCTATGCGATGGACACGAAAGACCCGGAAGCCCTGGTCATGGCGAATCTCGCCAAGGCGCATCTTGCGGAAGTCGGAACCTTCATCGCGAAAACGGCGACCGAAGTGCATGGCGGTATGGGCTTCACCGACCTTCTGGGCCTGCACTACTGGTTCAAACGGATTGGCGTGAACCGCCAGCTGTTCGGTAGCCCGGAACAGGTGCGCCAGACTGCGGCCGAACTGCAGGGCTTCGTCGCCGCCTGA
- a CDS encoding LysR family transcriptional regulator — protein MQAELFDWDKIRVFRTVAHLGSMSAAAIRLGGSVPTISRRVSDLEADLNTQLFHRSTRGIELTEAGSILLRHANVMADVMEAVEIDVADRQGTQTGIVRLDVDEALLAWWLAPQLPTFLRSHPGIDLRTSAWTPPTPEALNPADILTTLDRPVQSDLVTRRLGKVHYAIYAAPSHPAVEGGLAALSDISAARCIFPQGLALRITGSLTPANPLRQFCERSPVTNSLASALAECRSGAALCALPTFVEASHTDICRICPLPDVRDDIWLSFPERARRLERCMTVLDWLRGLLCSEAHPCFRQNPAQALRMEPAPPLRRQA, from the coding sequence ATGCAGGCTGAACTGTTTGACTGGGACAAAATCCGGGTGTTCCGGACGGTCGCCCATCTCGGCAGCATGAGCGCTGCAGCCATCCGGCTCGGCGGCTCCGTGCCAACCATCAGCCGCCGCGTCTCAGACCTGGAGGCGGACCTCAACACGCAGCTGTTTCATCGCTCCACACGCGGCATTGAACTGACGGAAGCAGGCAGCATTCTCCTTCGCCATGCCAATGTGATGGCTGACGTGATGGAAGCTGTGGAGATCGATGTCGCAGACCGGCAAGGCACACAGACCGGTATCGTCCGCCTGGATGTGGACGAGGCGTTACTCGCCTGGTGGCTGGCTCCTCAACTACCAACATTCCTGCGCAGTCATCCGGGAATCGACCTGCGGACCAGCGCATGGACCCCGCCCACGCCGGAAGCGCTCAATCCAGCAGATATTCTGACGACGCTGGACCGCCCGGTTCAGTCAGACCTGGTCACCCGCCGCCTCGGCAAGGTGCATTACGCCATCTACGCCGCGCCATCGCATCCGGCCGTTGAGGGCGGTCTGGCCGCCCTTTCCGACATCAGCGCAGCACGATGCATCTTTCCGCAGGGACTGGCCCTCCGGATCACCGGGAGCCTGACACCGGCGAATCCGCTCCGGCAATTCTGCGAACGCTCACCGGTGACCAACAGCCTTGCCTCTGCCCTGGCGGAGTGCCGGTCCGGCGCGGCCCTGTGCGCCCTGCCCACTTTTGTCGAAGCATCGCACACGGACATATGCCGCATCTGTCCGCTGCCGGACGTGCGGGACGACATATGGCTGTCGTTCCCGGAACGGGCGCGTCGGCTGGAACGCTGCATGACAGTTCTCGACTGGCTGCGCGGCCTGCTCTGTTCAGAAGCGCATCCCTGTTTCCGGCAGAACCCGGCGCAGGCCCTGCGCATGGAACCTGCGCCTCCGCTGCGCCGTCAGGCTTGA
- a CDS encoding N-acetyltransferase, giving the protein MTRPEVGKRGLQRPVPETAWERYSARPVRSLDELQMAAAIRAAVFMSEQACPYEEEYDGNDLCGTHFLLFDGAEPVGTLRVRWFADFAKLERIALLPRERGRMGLRVLLAEMFELVARKGYRRMLGQIQARLWPVWSRTFNCRLLPGRAPFWFSDYEYREIEIFVPEHPNALPMEADPYQIIRPEGAWDLPGVLDASAERAPGQNEAA; this is encoded by the coding sequence ATGACACGGCCGGAGGTGGGGAAACGGGGATTGCAGCGTCCGGTGCCGGAAACCGCCTGGGAGCGCTACAGCGCGCGTCCGGTCAGGTCGCTGGACGAATTGCAGATGGCGGCCGCGATCCGCGCGGCGGTTTTCATGTCGGAACAGGCCTGTCCGTATGAAGAGGAATATGACGGCAACGATCTGTGCGGCACGCATTTCCTGCTATTCGATGGGGCAGAGCCGGTGGGCACACTGCGCGTGCGCTGGTTTGCGGACTTCGCAAAGCTGGAGCGGATTGCCCTCCTGCCGCGAGAGCGGGGGCGCATGGGTCTGCGGGTCCTGCTAGCGGAAATGTTTGAACTGGTGGCGCGCAAGGGGTACCGGCGGATGCTCGGCCAGATCCAGGCGCGGCTCTGGCCGGTCTGGTCACGCACCTTCAATTGCCGCCTCCTGCCGGGCCGAGCGCCGTTCTGGTTCTCGGATTATGAATACCGCGAAATCGAGATCTTCGTGCCAGAGCACCCGAATGCCCTGCCGATGGAAGCGGACCCGTATCAGATCATCCGCCCCGAAGGCGCCTGGGACCTCCCCGGCGTGCTGGACGCCTCAGCCGAACGGGCGCCGGGGCAGAACGAGGCGGCGTGA
- the yacG gene encoding DNA gyrase inhibitor YacG translates to MPPEKRQPKCAQCRKNPVSAQYRPFCSKRCADVDLGKWLNEGYAIPGPPVDDDEDSPRPGPAGDMSAED, encoded by the coding sequence GTGCCCCCCGAGAAACGCCAGCCCAAATGTGCCCAGTGCCGCAAGAACCCGGTGTCTGCGCAATACCGGCCCTTCTGCTCCAAACGCTGCGCGGATGTGGACCTCGGCAAGTGGCTGAACGAGGGCTACGCCATTCCCGGCCCGCCAGTCGACGACGATGAGGACTCCCCGCGTCCCGGCCCTGCCGGGGATATGTCAGCAGAAGACTGA
- a CDS encoding ribonuclease E/G, which yields MPAARILQEVCAAETREVALDETGRPIAVRLTRLTEDRLVRIGEVMTGRLHTISLPQGGGFVELENHAGDAFLRLQEGHGLTEGQSLEVRVVAEAREGSKLPRVALAEKTPDIRFLAPWGTAKVEPVEPGDQTVAMAFDMVVSDTVNLPGGGNITLERTRALVAVDVDTSGRTDTGRAASRALKVNLDAAAELARQLRLRNLGGLIVMDCVSPLNREAGKQVRDRFNAVFRNISDQRARVLLPSDLGLLQASVEWAETPIAERLLGPTGEKTPRSVCFDGFRRLEQEARAKRMDKLCLDLPRPALDWLNRDGATLRQALAEKYGDRFTYDSTDPTSPIVFAVP from the coding sequence ATGCCCGCGGCTCGCATCCTTCAGGAAGTGTGCGCCGCGGAAACGCGCGAAGTCGCCCTCGATGAAACCGGCCGTCCCATCGCTGTCCGGCTGACCCGCCTGACAGAAGACAGGCTTGTCCGGATCGGCGAGGTGATGACCGGGCGCCTGCATACGATCTCGCTTCCTCAGGGCGGTGGCTTTGTCGAACTGGAGAACCATGCCGGTGACGCCTTCCTGCGTCTGCAGGAAGGGCACGGTCTGACGGAGGGGCAATCCCTTGAAGTCCGGGTCGTGGCCGAGGCACGGGAAGGCAGCAAGCTGCCCCGGGTGGCACTTGCCGAAAAGACGCCGGATATCCGCTTCCTGGCGCCATGGGGCACGGCGAAGGTGGAACCTGTCGAACCGGGCGACCAGACCGTCGCCATGGCCTTCGACATGGTGGTCTCTGACACGGTGAACCTGCCCGGGGGCGGCAACATCACGCTGGAGCGGACCCGGGCGCTGGTTGCCGTGGATGTCGATACATCCGGCCGCACCGATACCGGACGCGCGGCCAGCCGCGCCCTGAAAGTGAACCTGGATGCTGCGGCCGAACTCGCCCGTCAGCTACGGCTCAGAAATCTCGGCGGACTTATCGTGATGGATTGCGTCAGCCCGCTCAATCGCGAAGCCGGCAAGCAGGTCCGGGACCGGTTCAATGCCGTGTTCCGCAATATTTCCGACCAGCGCGCACGGGTGTTGTTGCCGTCAGACCTTGGCCTCCTGCAGGCGTCGGTCGAATGGGCCGAGACACCCATCGCGGAACGCTTGCTGGGCCCCACCGGTGAGAAGACGCCGCGCTCTGTGTGTTTCGACGGTTTTCGGCGGCTGGAGCAGGAAGCCAGGGCGAAACGCATGGACAAGCTCTGCCTTGACCTTCCCCGGCCAGCGCTCGACTGGCTGAACCGCGACGGCGCCACTCTCAGACAGGCCCTTGCGGAAAAGTACGGCGACCGCTTCACTTACGACTCGACCGATCCGACATCCCCAATAGTTTTCGCAGTCCCATGA
- a CDS encoding glucose-6-phosphate isomerase, producing the protein MSADLGSLAAALKAASLKDLATARAGQASLYAAGWTADLSRQYLDADSDAALLAHGADAGLEAAASSLFNGDIVNPSENRPALHWALRAQAPLSGEAEKVRQSVLPALEFARRLQQGDIRTVSGEPYKAVLHIGIGGSDFGPRLIADAFSDLATPGIDLRFCANVDPWDLDHALTGLDPATTLVIGVSKSFGTEETLYNLGRARKWMEASLGEEAGRQIALVTANPERAKAWLGSNDGYLFDMPLPVGGRFSLWSSASLACMIYLKTGTFEAILKGAADMDAHTRSAPLAENLPMRLALLDFWNASFLERSMRVMLAYSHRLRMLPTYLQQLEMESNGKSVGPGGVPSPYSTAPALWGGEGSVGQHSYHQWLHQGSRSVPSEFILAPDFDRDPEGITALTAHALAQAEVLANGRSLEEVKAEEPDLSDAVAKQKVHAGGRASSFLHHKAFGPEAFGSLIALYEHRTYFAGKLWGLNPFDQWGVERGKTMATRLKPALSGDNTADDPVTAALIKDLG; encoded by the coding sequence ATGAGTGCCGATCTAGGTTCCCTCGCCGCCGCCCTCAAGGCCGCCTCCCTGAAGGACCTTGCCACAGCCCGGGCGGGTCAGGCGTCGCTCTATGCGGCTGGCTGGACGGCCGACCTTTCCCGCCAATACCTGGACGCCGATTCAGACGCAGCCTTGCTCGCCCATGGAGCGGACGCCGGACTGGAAGCAGCCGCCTCAAGCCTCTTCAATGGAGACATTGTAAATCCGTCGGAGAACCGCCCGGCCCTGCACTGGGCGCTGCGGGCACAGGCCCCGCTTTCCGGCGAGGCGGAGAAGGTGCGCCAGAGCGTCCTGCCCGCGCTGGAGTTTGCCCGCCGCCTGCAGCAAGGCGACATTCGGACCGTCAGCGGTGAGCCCTACAAGGCCGTCCTTCACATCGGTATCGGCGGGTCGGATTTCGGCCCCCGCCTGATTGCCGATGCCTTTTCAGACCTCGCAACACCCGGCATCGATCTGCGTTTCTGCGCCAATGTCGATCCGTGGGACCTCGATCACGCCCTCACCGGGCTGGACCCGGCAACGACGCTTGTTATCGGCGTCTCGAAATCCTTCGGAACCGAAGAGACGCTCTACAATCTTGGCCGTGCCCGTAAATGGATGGAAGCGTCTCTCGGGGAGGAGGCTGGCCGACAGATCGCGCTGGTCACCGCCAATCCCGAGCGCGCGAAAGCCTGGCTCGGCAGCAATGACGGCTATCTTTTCGACATGCCGCTACCGGTCGGCGGGCGCTTCTCGCTCTGGTCGTCGGCGTCGCTGGCCTGCATGATCTATCTCAAAACCGGGACATTCGAAGCAATCCTGAAGGGCGCCGCGGACATGGATGCGCATACCCGCTCTGCCCCGCTTGCCGAAAACCTGCCGATGCGCCTCGCCCTGCTCGACTTTTGGAACGCCTCTTTCCTTGAGCGCAGCATGCGGGTCATGCTCGCCTATTCCCACCGCCTGCGCATGCTGCCGACCTACCTGCAGCAGCTGGAAATGGAATCGAACGGCAAGTCCGTCGGCCCCGGCGGCGTGCCCTCACCCTATTCCACGGCGCCCGCCCTCTGGGGCGGCGAAGGCTCCGTCGGCCAGCATTCCTATCACCAATGGCTCCACCAGGGATCCCGCAGCGTTCCGTCCGAATTTATCCTCGCGCCGGACTTTGACCGCGACCCGGAGGGCATCACTGCCCTCACGGCCCATGCCCTCGCCCAGGCCGAAGTTCTGGCCAACGGACGGTCGCTCGAGGAAGTGAAAGCCGAAGAACCAGATCTGTCGGACGCCGTCGCGAAACAGAAAGTCCATGCCGGAGGCCGCGCTTCCTCTTTCCTGCATCACAAGGCCTTCGGCCCGGAAGCGTTCGGCAGCCTCATCGCACTCTATGAGCACCGGACCTATTTCGCGGGCAAGCTCTGGGGCTTGAACCCATTCGACCAATGGGGCGTCGAGCGCGGCAAGACGATGGCCACCCGCCTGAAACCGGCCCTGTCCGGCGACAACACGGCAGACGATCCGGTCACCGCCGCCCTGATCAAGGATCTCGGCTAA
- the tuf gene encoding elongation factor Tu: MGKAKFERNKPHVNIGTIGHVDHGKTTLTAAISMVLAEASGGESKSYADIDSAPEEKARGITINTAHVEYETANRHYAHVDCPGHADYVKNMITGAAQMDGAILVVNAADGPMPQTREHILLARQVGVPALVVFLNKVDQVDDEELLELVEMEVRELLSSYEFPGDDIPIIKGSALAAVEGRDDNIGKDRILELMAAVDEYIPTPERPLDKPFLMPVEDVFSISGRGTVVTGRVEQGIIKVGDEIEIVGIRDTTKTTCTGVEMFRKLLDQGQAGDNIGALLRGVDREGVERGQVLAKPGSITPHAKFEAEAYILTKEEGGRHTPFFTNYRPQFYFRTTDVTGVVTLPADKEMVLPGDNVKMDVELITPIAMDQGLRFAIREGGRTVGAGVVSAIKD, encoded by the coding sequence ATGGGCAAGGCAAAGTTTGAGCGTAACAAGCCGCACGTGAACATCGGCACGATTGGCCACGTTGACCACGGCAAGACGACGCTGACGGCAGCGATTTCGATGGTGCTGGCGGAAGCATCCGGCGGTGAATCGAAATCCTATGCAGACATTGACTCTGCACCGGAAGAGAAGGCGCGCGGGATCACGATCAACACCGCGCACGTGGAATACGAGACGGCCAACCGTCACTATGCCCACGTCGACTGCCCCGGACACGCTGACTATGTGAAGAACATGATCACCGGTGCGGCCCAGATGGACGGCGCGATCCTGGTTGTGAACGCGGCTGACGGCCCGATGCCGCAGACCCGTGAGCACATCCTGCTTGCCCGCCAGGTTGGCGTGCCGGCCCTGGTCGTGTTCCTGAACAAGGTTGACCAGGTCGACGACGAAGAGCTGCTCGAGCTCGTCGAGATGGAAGTCCGCGAACTGCTGTCGTCCTACGAATTCCCGGGCGACGACATCCCGATCATCAAGGGCTCGGCGCTTGCGGCTGTCGAAGGCCGTGACGACAATATCGGCAAGGACCGTATCCTTGAGCTGATGGCAGCTGTCGACGAGTACATCCCGACGCCGGAACGTCCGCTGGACAAGCCGTTCCTGATGCCGGTCGAAGACGTGTTCTCGATCTCCGGCCGCGGTACGGTTGTGACCGGCCGTGTGGAGCAGGGCATCATCAAGGTTGGCGACGAGATCGAAATCGTCGGTATCCGCGACACCACGAAGACGACCTGCACGGGCGTTGAAATGTTCCGCAAGCTGCTCGACCAGGGCCAGGCTGGCGACAATATCGGTGCCCTGCTGCGCGGTGTGGACCGTGAAGGCGTTGAGCGTGGCCAGGTTCTGGCCAAGCCGGGCTCGATCACGCCGCACGCCAAGTTCGAAGCCGAGGCCTACATCCTGACCAAGGAAGAAGGCGGCCGTCACACGCCGTTCTTCACCAACTACCGTCCGCAGTTCTACTTCCGTACGACGGACGTGACGGGTGTTGTGACGCTTCCGGCGGACAAGGAAATGGTCCTGCCGGGCGACAATGTGAAAATGGACGTGGAACTGATCACCCCGATCGCCATGGACCAGGGCCTGCGCTTCGCGATCCGCGAAGGTGGCCGCACGGTCGGCGCCGGCGTCGTCTCGGCCATCAAAGACTAA